The following coding sequences lie in one Pseudomonas sp. B33.4 genomic window:
- a CDS encoding DUF2300 domain-containing protein, translating into MTRPLLWLLMCVIPALATAQDEPLRVAYKGELLSLSQTQLIKREPLPSSLDTPLGSLWKLFVYAWLVDTGAREPAYECRGQSKDEVYCCSAGGRIERDQALVKSCGLYFEPARLGIAAADWRNYWQARQAPSWLLDLPSVQPAQRVSVVELLKVLASLPAQDQARRVLLDVVLNAADGNVVGELGGRLRVKTWSWLGDQDPQSRQGGFAGWTADGSPLWAGGRGTSQMVLRHYGQALATVLPAAWPAEAGRCVEVSLFSKYPVSKVLAGDRLATSGPLQGDYRVEFANGNALDIHSDGELFLLNEKLVARLDREEYVARVLEREAKPEPAEAAKALAVAIRTYLLQNATRNGDCLSIDDSSNRQRVAPRPASMESRSIAAWTADLVLAGSTVTYHSDQPGPDKLAWQQAVEQANAGQRYDAILLHAYPRASLSRWDNPVASCEALPAAQDWLLKQRRGWRPTLESETGYNEVSTFAVCKLAFGRPFVDRERQRIYVRGVLTLQDRLDLTHEYLHLAFEAHPNGQDETYIEGLARHLLLE; encoded by the coding sequence ATGACCCGGCCGCTGCTGTGGCTGCTGATGTGTGTGATACCTGCGCTGGCGACGGCGCAGGATGAGCCGCTGCGCGTGGCGTACAAGGGCGAGTTGTTGTCGTTGAGTCAGACACAACTGATCAAGCGTGAACCGCTGCCGTCATCGCTGGATACGCCGCTTGGCAGTCTGTGGAAATTGTTTGTCTACGCGTGGCTGGTTGATACCGGCGCTCGCGAGCCGGCGTATGAATGTCGCGGGCAGTCGAAGGATGAGGTTTATTGCTGCTCGGCGGGCGGCAGGATCGAGCGGGATCAGGCGCTGGTGAAATCCTGCGGGTTGTATTTCGAACCTGCGCGGCTGGGTATTGCAGCGGCGGATTGGCGAAACTATTGGCAGGCGCGGCAAGCGCCGTCGTGGTTGCTGGATTTGCCGTCGGTGCAACCGGCTCAACGGGTTTCCGTGGTTGAACTGCTGAAGGTCCTGGCCTCGTTGCCGGCACAGGATCAGGCGCGGCGGGTGTTGCTCGATGTGGTGCTGAATGCGGCGGATGGCAATGTCGTCGGCGAGCTGGGCGGGCGCCTGCGGGTGAAAACCTGGAGCTGGCTCGGCGATCAGGACCCGCAATCGCGGCAGGGTGGTTTCGCCGGTTGGACGGCGGACGGCTCGCCGCTCTGGGCTGGCGGGCGTGGCACCAGTCAGATGGTCTTGCGCCATTACGGCCAAGCATTGGCGACCGTGTTGCCGGCAGCCTGGCCGGCAGAGGCGGGGCGTTGTGTCGAAGTCAGCCTGTTTTCGAAGTACCCAGTTTCGAAGGTGTTAGCGGGTGATCGCCTCGCGACATCCGGCCCGTTGCAGGGCGACTACCGCGTCGAATTCGCCAATGGCAACGCGCTGGATATCCACAGCGATGGCGAACTGTTTCTGCTCAACGAAAAACTCGTCGCAAGGCTTGATCGCGAAGAGTACGTCGCCCGCGTACTGGAGCGCGAAGCCAAACCGGAACCTGCCGAAGCAGCCAAAGCCCTCGCCGTGGCGATTCGCACTTATCTGCTGCAAAACGCCACACGCAACGGCGACTGCCTGAGCATCGATGACAGCAGCAATCGCCAGCGCGTTGCACCACGGCCAGCTTCGATGGAATCACGCAGCATCGCGGCGTGGACGGCGGACCTTGTGCTGGCCGGCAGCACCGTCACCTATCACTCCGATCAACCCGGCCCCGACAAACTCGCCTGGCAACAAGCCGTCGAGCAAGCCAACGCCGGTCAACGTTACGACGCCATTCTGCTGCACGCCTATCCGCGCGCCAGCCTCAGCCGTTGGGACAACCCGGTCGCTTCCTGCGAAGCGCTGCCCGCCGCCCAAGACTGGCTGCTGAAACAGCGACGCGGCTGGCGCCCGACGCTGGAGAGCGAAACCGGCTACAACGAAGTCAGCACATTCGCCGTGTGCAAACTCGCCTTCGGCCGGCCCTTCGTCGACCGTGAACGCCAACGTATCTACGTGCGCGGCGTGCTGACCCTCCAGGATCGCCTCGACCTGACCCACGAATATCTGCACCTGGCCTTTGAAGCACACCCGAATGGCCAGGATGAAACCTACATCGAAGGGCTCGCCCGTCACCTTTTGCTGGAATAG
- a CDS encoding alpha-2-macroglobulin: protein MTGARMLRLCSRIPLLLALLLPLATVNAEDSVEPSNYTPVSGESFFLLADSSFAADEQAMVRLEAPGRDYRRFRMEPYGGADIRVYRIDKPLDFLKRQKNLHRVVSDGQFKGEGLSNTLAYLWDNWYRKSRRVMQRAFSYESRKQVTEEVPELKMGNAIAAPTPYDAQPQFALIPGLPVVSQFRYPLWQAKPIQPPTGVNLAGSSSDFVSVAPGNVYIPLGNLKPGLYLVEALIGKYRATTMVFVSNTVAVSKIAGDELLVWAARKHEGSSVPKVNVLWTDGLGVMSSGATDTDGLLRLKHVSPERSFVIGEDEEGGVFVSENFYYDSEIYDTKLYAFTDRPLYRPGDWVSLKIVGREFKNARDSVLPGAADVTVSVLDATGTELQHLDLKLDSKAGTQGRFQLPDNAVAGGYEIRFNYKEQAYSSAFRVAEYIKPHFEISLNLAKQDYRTGEPVKGSLVLLYPDGKPVANAKLTLSLRAQQLSMVDNELQYLGQFPVELTSTELTTDSKGNASLDLPAADKPSRYMLTVFASDGAAYRVKTTKEILIDRGAASFRLSAPQRFSAVGDKVAFSYANEGGSEQSKAVTPSTYGWVRLEDQSTGEGKLAATDKGFSLAFERPGTYNLTLKDQHGRVLGATGHAVTGDGVKAVPGTVEIVLDKPEYKAGDEALALITFPEPVSDALLSLERDKVEATALLAKGGDWLKLEKLSDTQYRARIPVKDNFAPNLTFSVLYTKGGQYSFQNAGIKVIAPQIDVAISTDKQVYLPGDTVTVDLTTQFAGKAVPAHLTVSVVDEMVYALQPEVAPTIDQFFYHPRRNNVRTSASLSFISYDVALPGSPGAPGKANRSERGVKVLERPRREDVDTAAWQPELLTGADGKTRFTFKMPDSLTRWRITARAITDDGQVGQKKQFVLSEKPLYLKWSGPSKFRKGDQPQLGVFAFSQAEKPVKAELVTHYAGAEQRLPVTLNNGINYLPLPAFALASGEWTAELVQDGKTADSLAVRLSATGDGWQVTQTQSLDVASGDTPLSLPADATDIRLRLDDSPQALFRSALDDLLSYPYGGVEQTASRLLPLSIAYPSLASNPQIRDRLRLIMQNSRLRLVQMAGPSASFTWWGYDGEPDAFLTAYAYYADWNASQVLELTLPPEHWQRVLEVYAKQAPNTPLLQRALILSFAKQMHLPVNTLLSGLMEDLAKAGEGNAETLMDDGEDSLVMSDPDSALGLAAARALTASLATQSKVALPDAFNRQLAAAQQRLSVSSQPFAEALNLSLQPFDQARAQALLQRLLPQQSTLERALALTWLQRSIAQASPTIALTPGEGWKKNYSATGEMFWTWQGATPVPSVLTVSGTQERPLRAALSFQTQQPAVDPMAVTITRRLSRLVPGDEAFTFKLEPVGTKPLSSDSLYLDEVILTSKAPKPLRYGMLEVPLPPGADVERTTWGIKLQGKDGTEPTALEKARFEPGQLAYAVPVDALSGELRLRHLVRFSQKGQFNLPPVRFTQVYAPQHQAQEVKAALGQVTVN from the coding sequence ATGACCGGTGCCCGCATGTTGCGACTCTGTTCCCGAATTCCTTTGCTGCTGGCGTTGTTGCTGCCACTGGCCACCGTCAACGCTGAAGATTCGGTCGAGCCGAGCAACTACACGCCGGTCTCGGGCGAAAGCTTTTTCCTGCTGGCCGATAGCAGCTTCGCTGCCGACGAACAGGCGATGGTGCGCCTCGAAGCGCCGGGTCGTGATTACCGCCGTTTCCGCATGGAACCGTACGGTGGCGCCGACATTCGTGTGTATCGCATCGACAAGCCGCTGGACTTCCTCAAGCGTCAGAAGAACCTGCATCGGGTGGTCAGCGACGGCCAGTTCAAGGGCGAAGGACTGTCCAACACCCTCGCGTATCTGTGGGACAACTGGTACCGCAAATCCCGTCGGGTGATGCAGCGCGCGTTCTCTTATGAGTCACGCAAACAGGTCACCGAGGAAGTGCCGGAGCTGAAGATGGGTAACGCCATTGCCGCGCCGACGCCGTACGACGCACAGCCGCAATTTGCGCTGATCCCGGGTCTGCCGGTGGTCAGTCAGTTCCGTTATCCATTGTGGCAGGCCAAGCCGATTCAGCCGCCGACCGGGGTCAATCTGGCCGGGTCTTCGAGCGATTTCGTCAGTGTCGCGCCGGGTAACGTTTACATCCCGCTGGGCAATCTGAAACCGGGTCTGTATCTGGTTGAAGCGCTGATCGGTAAATACCGTGCGACCACCATGGTCTTCGTCTCCAACACGGTGGCAGTGAGCAAGATTGCCGGTGATGAATTGCTGGTCTGGGCGGCGCGCAAACACGAAGGCAGTTCGGTGCCGAAGGTCAATGTGCTGTGGACTGACGGCCTCGGCGTGATGAGCAGCGGCGCCACCGATACCGATGGTTTGCTGCGCCTGAAACACGTTAGCCCGGAGCGTTCGTTCGTCATCGGCGAGGACGAAGAGGGCGGGGTGTTCGTCTCGGAAAACTTCTACTACGACAGCGAAATCTACGACACCAAACTGTATGCCTTCACCGACCGGCCGCTGTATCGCCCGGGTGATTGGGTGTCGCTGAAAATCGTCGGTCGCGAATTCAAGAATGCGCGGGACTCGGTGTTGCCGGGCGCTGCAGATGTCACGGTCAGCGTGCTCGATGCCACCGGCACCGAGTTGCAGCACCTCGATTTGAAGCTCGATTCGAAGGCCGGTACTCAAGGCCGCTTCCAGTTGCCGGACAACGCGGTGGCGGGCGGTTACGAGATTCGTTTCAACTACAAGGAACAGGCCTACAGCAGCGCCTTCCGTGTGGCGGAATACATCAAGCCGCACTTCGAAATTTCGCTGAATCTGGCCAAGCAGGATTACCGCACCGGCGAACCGGTCAAAGGCAGTCTGGTGTTGCTCTACCCGGACGGCAAACCGGTGGCCAACGCCAAACTGACCCTGAGCCTGCGTGCCCAGCAACTGTCGATGGTCGACAACGAACTGCAATACCTCGGGCAATTCCCGGTGGAACTGACCAGCACAGAACTGACCACCGACAGCAAGGGCAACGCGAGCCTCGACCTGCCGGCCGCCGACAAACCGAGCCGCTACATGCTCACCGTGTTTGCCAGCGATGGCGCGGCGTATCGGGTCAAGACCACCAAGGAAATCCTGATTGACCGTGGCGCCGCAAGCTTCCGCTTGAGCGCGCCGCAACGCTTCAGCGCGGTCGGCGATAAAGTTGCGTTCAGCTACGCCAACGAGGGCGGCAGCGAGCAAAGCAAAGCAGTGACGCCGAGCACGTATGGCTGGGTGCGTCTGGAAGACCAGAGCACCGGTGAAGGCAAACTTGCCGCGACGGATAAAGGCTTCAGTCTGGCTTTCGAACGGCCAGGTACCTACAACCTGACCCTGAAAGATCAACACGGTCGCGTTCTCGGTGCTACCGGGCATGCGGTCACTGGCGATGGCGTAAAAGCGGTGCCGGGCACCGTGGAAATCGTCCTCGACAAGCCTGAGTACAAGGCCGGCGATGAAGCGCTGGCGCTGATCACTTTCCCTGAGCCGGTCAGCGATGCGTTGCTGTCGCTGGAACGCGACAAGGTCGAAGCCACCGCGCTGCTGGCCAAGGGCGGCGACTGGTTGAAACTGGAAAAGCTCAGCGACACCCAATACCGCGCGCGCATCCCGGTGAAGGATAACTTCGCGCCGAACCTGACCTTCTCCGTGCTCTACACCAAGGGCGGTCAGTACAGTTTCCAGAACGCCGGGATCAAAGTGATCGCGCCGCAAATCGACGTGGCGATCAGCACTGACAAACAGGTTTATCTGCCGGGCGACACGGTCACGGTTGACCTGACCACGCAGTTCGCCGGCAAAGCGGTTCCGGCGCATCTGACCGTCAGTGTTGTCGATGAAATGGTCTACGCGCTGCAACCGGAAGTCGCGCCGACCATCGATCAGTTCTTCTATCACCCGCGCCGCAACAACGTGCGCACCAGTGCCAGCCTGTCGTTCATCAGCTACGACGTCGCATTGCCGGGTAGCCCCGGCGCGCCGGGCAAAGCCAACCGCAGCGAGCGTGGGGTGAAAGTGCTGGAGCGGCCGCGTCGTGAAGACGTCGACACCGCCGCGTGGCAGCCGGAGTTGTTGACCGGTGCTGACGGCAAAACCCGCTTTACCTTCAAGATGCCGGACTCGCTGACCCGCTGGCGCATCACTGCCCGTGCGATCACCGATGACGGTCAGGTCGGGCAGAAGAAGCAGTTCGTCCTTTCGGAAAAACCGCTGTATCTGAAGTGGAGCGGGCCGAGCAAATTCCGCAAGGGCGATCAGCCGCAACTCGGCGTGTTCGCCTTCAGCCAAGCCGAGAAACCGGTCAAGGCAGAACTCGTCACGCACTACGCGGGCGCCGAACAACGCCTGCCGGTGACCCTTAACAACGGCATCAACTACCTGCCGCTGCCGGCGTTCGCCCTGGCTTCCGGCGAGTGGACGGCGGAGTTGGTGCAGGACGGCAAAACCGCCGACTCGCTCGCCGTGCGCCTGAGTGCGACCGGTGACGGCTGGCAAGTGACGCAGACGCAAAGCCTCGACGTTGCCAGTGGTGACACGCCTCTGAGTCTGCCGGCGGATGCCACGGATATTCGCCTGCGTCTGGATGACAGTCCGCAAGCGTTGTTCCGCTCGGCCCTCGACGATCTGCTCAGCTATCCGTATGGCGGCGTCGAGCAGACTGCCAGCCGTTTGCTGCCGTTAAGCATTGCCTATCCATCGCTGGCATCGAATCCGCAGATTCGTGATCGCTTGCGTCTGATCATGCAGAACAGCCGGCTGCGTCTGGTGCAAATGGCCGGGCCATCGGCAAGCTTCACCTGGTGGGGTTATGACGGTGAGCCGGATGCGTTCCTCACTGCTTACGCCTACTACGCCGACTGGAATGCCAGCCAAGTGCTGGAGCTGACCTTGCCGCCGGAGCATTGGCAGCGGGTGCTGGAGGTGTACGCCAAGCAAGCGCCGAACACGCCATTGCTGCAGCGGGCGCTGATTCTGTCGTTTGCCAAGCAGATGCATTTGCCAGTGAACACCTTGCTCAGCGGGTTGATGGAGGATCTGGCCAAGGCCGGTGAAGGTAACGCCGAAACCCTGATGGACGATGGCGAAGACAGTCTGGTGATGAGCGATCCGGATTCGGCGCTCGGTCTGGCAGCGGCACGGGCGTTGACCGCCTCTTTGGCCACGCAGTCGAAAGTCGCCTTGCCGGACGCGTTCAATCGTCAGTTGGCTGCTGCACAACAGCGTCTTTCGGTCAGCTCGCAGCCGTTTGCCGAAGCGCTGAACCTGTCGTTGCAACCGTTCGATCAGGCACGTGCGCAAGCGCTGTTGCAACGACTGTTGCCGCAGCAATCGACCCTCGAACGTGCGCTGGCGCTGACCTGGTTGCAACGCAGCATCGCCCAGGCATCGCCGACCATCGCTCTGACACCGGGTGAAGGCTGGAAGAAGAACTACAGTGCAACCGGTGAGATGTTCTGGACTTGGCAGGGCGCCACGCCCGTGCCAAGCGTGCTGACAGTGTCCGGCACGCAAGAGCGTCCGCTGCGCGCGGCATTGAGTTTCCAGACCCAACAACCTGCGGTCGATCCGATGGCCGTGACCATCACCCGTCGCCTGTCGCGACTGGTGCCGGGCGATGAAGCGTTCACCTTCAAACTGGAGCCGGTCGGGACCAAGCCGTTGTCCAGCGACAGCCTGTATCTGGACGAAGTGATCCTCACCAGCAAAGCGCCGAAACCGCTGCGCTACGGCATGCTCGAAGTGCCGCTGCCACCGGGCGCCGATGTCGAGCGCACCACTTGGGGCATCAAGTTGCAGGGCAAGGACGGCACCGAACCGACTGCGCTGGAGAAGGCGCGCTTCGAACCGGGGCAACTGGCTTACGCCGTGCCGGTGGATGCGCTGAGCGGCGAGTTGCGTCTGCGCCATCTGGTGCGATTCTCGCAGAAGGGCCAGTTCAACCTGCCGCCGGTGCGTTTCACTCAGGTGTACGCGCCGCAACATCAGGCCCAGGAAGTGAAAGCCGCCCTCGGTCAGGTCACGGTCAACTGA
- a CDS encoding DUF1175 domain-containing protein: protein MESAVTTLIRSLGLLALLLSAGARAVEAPALDPAQSQVFRAWFVRIAQEQLSQGPSPRWYQQDCAGLVRFAANEALKVHDDKWLRSNGLSNRYLPPELSLTDEQRKLAQQWQQGGGKVGPYVNAIKLIQFNSHLVSRDVSQARPGDLMFFDQGDDQHLMIWMGRYIAYHTGTTTPTDNGMRSASLQQLMTWKDTRWIPDAANPNFIGVYRLNFLSQ from the coding sequence ATGGAAAGCGCTGTGACGACACTGATCCGCAGCCTCGGCCTGCTCGCGCTGTTACTCAGCGCGGGCGCCCGCGCCGTCGAAGCGCCGGCACTGGATCCGGCGCAGTCCCAGGTGTTTCGCGCCTGGTTCGTGCGTATTGCCCAAGAGCAACTGAGCCAAGGCCCGAGCCCGCGCTGGTATCAGCAGGATTGCGCCGGGTTGGTGCGTTTCGCCGCCAACGAAGCGCTGAAAGTCCACGACGACAAATGGCTGCGCAGCAATGGCCTGTCCAATCGTTATCTGCCGCCGGAGCTGTCGCTGACCGATGAGCAGCGCAAGCTCGCCCAGCAATGGCAGCAGGGTGGCGGCAAGGTCGGGCCGTACGTCAACGCGATCAAACTGATTCAGTTCAACAGCCATCTGGTCAGCCGCGACGTGTCGCAGGCGCGGCCAGGGGACTTGATGTTTTTCGATCAGGGCGACGACCAGCACCTGATGATCTGGATGGGCCGCTACATCGCCTATCACACCGGCACCACCACCCCGACTGACAACGGCATGCGTTCGGCAAGCCTGCAGCAACTCATGACATGGAAGGACACCCGATGGATACCCGACGCAGCCAACCCCAACTTCATCGGCGTCTATCGACTGAACTTTCTCTCCCAATGA
- a CDS encoding DUF2138 domain-containing protein: MSDNTVTPAADTPVAKPSRRWPLLLAGLCLVAGVAGGFGWLLLKPKAPPAELASDKLGLSRPDALLETRSLSQLPKDLLTVPFLKATLTEDFVFYYETHADRLGLIGSLRRIIYEHDLKLQDSLIEQLFDQPADVALWRGADGRLKDFLLVMDRGGLAKLLEPLAKVALDDTQLSQMGELKVGGDSVPLYQLTYNASKALLFASHGDKLVVLSNPAKYYDPESGVSEESGHVSPQALAALLNGEKLFPEAFGLPAKTPETKQRLSVNSSVLAMGYQRFIPNFAGLRFDMDDKGWHSYLAMDELENQPDFDFKPVWQAMPLGASACVTLPVAAEPQKPLLVKLGAEEAVAQTLTEHVAGAAGLCWYADSRLYTPLLVASLKDEDSSKLDGDLGKLFGSMVGAFEANVDENVFPVVEKQEGQSHVWQRQVSSNFGPYAAKTAENPDAISGKAFMKVSLARHGSTLLFSLDDKLVDKALGTLDKRFPPMADVLPKDVLMPIYFGPDSMAQLMQQETLDSLPQDMEPVFYNAAQTYLIPKLRTLGGYGKYALTLPEGSEPDGHWQWLPLEWKAL, translated from the coding sequence ATGAGCGATAACACTGTTACTCCGGCCGCCGACACGCCCGTGGCCAAACCTTCGCGACGCTGGCCGTTGCTGCTGGCCGGGTTGTGCCTGGTGGCCGGCGTGGCGGGTGGTTTTGGCTGGCTGCTGCTCAAGCCCAAGGCGCCCCCGGCGGAGCTGGCGAGTGACAAGCTCGGCCTGAGCCGTCCGGATGCGTTGCTCGAAACCCGCTCGTTGAGCCAGTTGCCCAAGGACCTGCTGACGGTGCCGTTCCTCAAGGCCACGCTCACCGAAGATTTCGTCTTCTACTACGAGACCCATGCTGATCGCCTCGGCTTGATCGGCAGTCTGCGCCGGATCATCTACGAGCATGACCTGAAGTTGCAGGACAGCCTGATCGAGCAGCTTTTCGATCAGCCGGCCGATGTCGCACTGTGGCGCGGGGCGGATGGTCGCTTGAAGGATTTCCTGCTGGTGATGGATCGCGGTGGTCTGGCGAAACTGCTCGAACCGTTGGCGAAAGTCGCGCTGGATGACACGCAGCTCAGCCAGATGGGCGAACTCAAAGTCGGCGGCGATAGCGTGCCGCTGTACCAACTGACCTACAACGCCAGCAAAGCCCTGCTGTTCGCTTCCCACGGCGACAAACTGGTGGTGCTGTCGAACCCGGCCAAGTATTACGACCCTGAAAGTGGCGTCTCCGAAGAGTCGGGGCACGTCTCGCCACAGGCGCTGGCGGCGTTGCTCAATGGCGAAAAACTGTTCCCCGAAGCGTTCGGCCTGCCGGCGAAAACCCCGGAAACCAAACAGCGTCTGTCGGTCAATTCCAGCGTCCTCGCCATGGGGTATCAGCGCTTCATCCCGAACTTCGCCGGGCTGCGCTTCGATATGGACGACAAGGGCTGGCACAGCTACCTGGCCATGGACGAGCTGGAAAACCAGCCCGACTTCGATTTCAAACCGGTCTGGCAAGCGATGCCACTGGGTGCCAGTGCCTGTGTAACCTTGCCGGTCGCTGCCGAACCGCAAAAACCACTACTGGTAAAACTCGGCGCTGAAGAAGCTGTGGCGCAAACCCTTACCGAGCATGTGGCTGGCGCGGCTGGTCTGTGTTGGTATGCCGATTCGCGTTTGTACACGCCGTTGCTGGTGGCCAGCCTGAAAGACGAGGACAGCAGCAAGCTCGATGGCGACCTCGGCAAGCTGTTTGGCTCGATGGTCGGTGCGTTCGAGGCCAACGTCGACGAAAACGTCTTCCCGGTGGTCGAGAAGCAGGAAGGCCAGAGTCACGTCTGGCAGCGTCAGGTCAGTTCCAATTTCGGCCCGTATGCGGCGAAGACTGCCGAGAACCCGGACGCGATTTCCGGCAAGGCGTTCATGAAAGTCAGCCTCGCCCGTCACGGCTCGACGCTGTTGTTTTCCCTCGATGACAAACTGGTCGACAAGGCCCTCGGCACCCTCGACAAACGTTTCCCGCCAATGGCCGACGTGCTGCCCAAAGATGTGCTGATGCCGATCTACTTCGGCCCGGATTCGATGGCGCAACTGATGCAGCAGGAAACCCTCGACAGCCTGCCGCAGGACATGGAACCGGTGTTTTACAACGCCGCGCAAACCTACCTGATTCCGAAACTGCGCACCCTCGGTGGCTACGGCAAATATGCCCTGACCTTGCCCGAAGGCAGCGAGCCTGACGGCCACTGGCAGTGGTTGCCGCTGGAATGGAAAGCGCTGTGA
- a CDS encoding YfaP family protein — protein MRSFLWLLIGLACAPALLAAPTAELSEPVAGWRYHGLLDRTENPQVAYPTPPIDRGIQRNRTMIQGQLKAIGHMRPPHSLAVNGNPLNLYTDDQGRFARPYAFGAGSNSVEVISAEGQSLKRVQFYEANNLRTPARIRLVLGWDDPKAELDLHIVTPDGQHAFWAQPALSNGGGLDPDGVDGPGPEMFTMTAPLHGTYLVYVNYWGNFGNGGYNFEETSNQNEVITSQITLVLNENTVDEKRETFIVPLRAIGDLLLVKTFNY, from the coding sequence ATGCGTTCATTTCTTTGGCTGCTGATCGGCCTGGCCTGCGCGCCCGCGCTGCTGGCGGCGCCGACGGCCGAGCTGTCGGAGCCGGTCGCTGGCTGGCGCTATCACGGCTTGCTCGATCGCACGGAAAACCCGCAAGTCGCCTACCCGACGCCGCCGATTGATCGCGGTATCCAGCGCAATCGCACGATGATCCAGGGTCAGCTCAAGGCCATCGGCCATATGCGCCCGCCGCACAGCCTTGCGGTGAATGGCAATCCACTGAATCTGTACACCGACGACCAGGGTCGTTTTGCCCGGCCGTACGCCTTCGGCGCGGGCTCCAACAGCGTCGAGGTGATCAGCGCCGAAGGCCAGTCGCTCAAGCGTGTGCAATTTTATGAAGCAAACAACTTGCGCACGCCGGCGCGGATTCGTCTTGTCTTGGGATGGGACGACCCGAAAGCCGAGCTCGACCTGCACATTGTCACGCCCGACGGTCAGCATGCGTTCTGGGCGCAGCCGGCGCTGAGCAATGGCGGCGGCCTCGACCCGGATGGTGTCGATGGCCCGGGCCCGGAAATGTTCACCATGACCGCGCCGCTGCATGGCACCTATCTGGTTTACGTCAACTATTGGGGCAACTTCGGCAACGGCGGCTATAACTTCGAGGAGACCAGCAACCAGAACGAGGTGATCACCTCGCAGATCACGCTGGTGCTCAACGAAAACACCGTCGACGAAAAACGCGAAACGTTCATCGTGCCCCTGCGGGCGATCGGTGATCTGCTGCTGGTCAAGACTTTCAACTATTAA
- a CDS encoding exodeoxyribonuclease VII small subunit: MARKKAALDFEQSLADLQTLVERLENGELSLEDSLTAFEQGIGLTRDCQAALAQAEQKVQVLLERDGELAEEPFDAEQPE, from the coding sequence ATGGCCCGCAAAAAAGCTGCACTGGATTTCGAACAGTCCCTCGCCGACCTGCAAACACTGGTCGAGCGTCTGGAGAACGGTGAATTGTCGCTGGAAGACTCGCTGACCGCTTTCGAGCAGGGCATCGGTCTGACCCGTGACTGCCAGGCAGCGCTGGCGCAAGCCGAGCAGAAGGTGCAAGTGCTGCTGGAGCGCGATGGCGAACTCGCCGAGGAACCCTTCGACGCGGAACAGCCAGAATGA
- the ispA gene encoding (2E,6E)-farnesyl diphosphate synthase, with protein sequence MIAAYTATSQTRVNAALETLFNAPLPELARLYEAMRYSVMNGGKRVRPLLAYAACEALGGKAEQANGAACAVELIHAYSLVHDDLPAMDDDDLRRGQPTTHKKFDEACAILAGDGLQSLAFSALLDPRLSDCSSDIRLQMVTALAQAAGPAGMVGGQAIDLGSVGLKLDQKALEQMHRHKTGALIEVSVKLGALASGRAEKDELRALQTYAQAIGLAFQVQDDILDVESDTETLGKRQGADIARDKPTYPALLGLDAAKAYALELRDQALHALRPFDAAAEPLRELARYIVERRN encoded by the coding sequence ATGATTGCAGCGTATACGGCGACCAGTCAGACCCGGGTTAACGCAGCGCTGGAAACCCTGTTCAACGCGCCGTTGCCGGAACTGGCGCGGCTTTACGAAGCCATGCGCTACAGCGTGATGAACGGCGGCAAACGCGTGCGTCCGCTGCTCGCCTACGCCGCGTGCGAAGCGCTCGGTGGCAAGGCTGAGCAAGCCAACGGTGCGGCGTGCGCGGTTGAGCTGATCCACGCCTACTCGCTGGTTCACGATGATTTGCCGGCGATGGACGACGACGATCTGCGTCGCGGCCAGCCGACCACGCACAAGAAATTCGATGAAGCCTGCGCGATTCTTGCTGGTGACGGTTTGCAGAGTCTGGCCTTCAGCGCCCTGCTCGACCCGCGCCTGAGCGATTGCAGCAGCGACATCCGCCTGCAAATGGTCACTGCGCTGGCACAGGCTGCGGGCCCGGCAGGCATGGTCGGCGGTCAAGCCATCGACCTCGGCTCGGTTGGCCTGAAACTCGATCAGAAAGCCCTCGAACAGATGCACCGGCACAAGACCGGCGCGCTGATCGAGGTCAGCGTCAAACTCGGTGCTCTGGCCAGTGGCCGCGCCGAGAAAGACGAACTGCGTGCCCTGCAGACTTATGCACAGGCTATCGGCCTGGCCTTTCAGGTGCAGGACGACATCCTCGACGTCGAAAGCGATACCGAAACCCTCGGCAAACGCCAGGGCGCCGATATCGCCCGCGACAAGCCGACCTACCCGGCCCTGCTCGGTCTCGACGCCGCCAAGGCCTATGCTTTGGAACTGCGCGATCAGGCCCTGCACGCCCTGCGACCGTTTGACGCGGCAGCCGAGCCTTTGCGCGAGCTGGCCCGGTATATCGTCGAGCGGCGCAACTGA